In a single window of the Elaeis guineensis isolate ETL-2024a chromosome 4, EG11, whole genome shotgun sequence genome:
- the LOC105033134 gene encoding kinase-interacting family protein: protein MATTTITTSCHQPCRTSTCPPWLQAALADIQQRVQALAVSLPDEEESHSFAERAENYYQKRPQLLALLQDLYNRYLYLADRYSQSLLKPLHRRQISSVHSDFDFDDDPRASDPDSASSDAESSLSFQPLPPPPPPAATQDSPSTEGVLDAIVTELVVAAVERDLLAAEAAEVERRWSESARKIELQGSLLEVLESERMVLLGENARLGFRAATAEEEGRAVVAELGYMRRKAAELARLVVKLREDHRVCLLGRKIEALQAQIYGLERRNRECFDAMARREKEKWEVRVELDRLREENRRLREEAEADRAKRRRRKKDGGFGKWWDRVRKIEWAPCAPHVNGGKGCFYL, encoded by the exons ATGGCGACGACCACGATAACAACGAGCTGTCACCAGCCGTGTCGGACCTCCACATGCCCTCCTTGGCTTCAAGCGGCTCTTGCAG ACATCCAGCAAAGGGTGCAGGCACTGGCGGTGAGCTTACCCGACGAGGAGGAATCGCACTCGTTCGCGGAGCGGGCGGAGAACTACTACCAGAAACGGCCCCAACTCCTCGCCCTCCTCCAAGACCTCTACAACCGATACCTCTACCTCGCCGACCGCTACTCCCAATCCCTCCTCAAACCCCTCCATCGCCGCCAGATCTCGTCCGTCCACTCCGACTTCGACTTCGATGACGACCCCCGCGCCTCCGACCCCGACTCCGCCTCCTCCGACGCCGAAAGTTCCCTCTCCTTCCAACCCctcccgccgccgccgccgccggcggCCACCCAAGATTCGCCTTCCACCGAGGGGGTATTGGACGCGATCGTGACAGAGCTGGTTGTGGCGGCGGTCGAAAGGGATCTGCTGGCGGCGGAGGCGGCGGAGGTGGAGCGGCGGTGGtcggagtcggcgaggaagaTCGAGCTGCAGGGGAGTTTGCTGGAGGTACTGGAGTCGGAGAGGATGGTGCTGCTGGGGGAGAACGCGAGACTGGGTTTCAGGGCAGCGACGGCGGAGGAGGAGGGCCGGGCGGTGGTGGCAGAGCTGGGATACATGCGGCGGAAGGCGGCGGAGCTGGCGCGGCTGGTGGTGAAGCTCCGGGAGGATCACCGAGTGTGCCTTCTCGGCCGGAAGATCGAAGCCCTCCAGGCCCAGATCTACGGCTTGGAACGGCGGAACCGGGAGTGTTTCGACGCTATGGCGAGGAGAGAGAAGGAAAAGTGGGAGGTTCGGGTCGAGCTGGACCGGCTTAGGGAGGAGAACCGCCGGCTCAGGGAGGAGGCCGAGGCGGACCGGGCGAagcggaggaggaggaagaaagatgGAGGTTTCGGGAAGTGGTGGGACCGGGTGAGGAAGATCGAGTGGGCTCCATGTGCGCCGCACGTGAATGGTGGAAAGGGATGCTTCTATCTGTAA